Proteins encoded together in one Cardiocondyla obscurior isolate alpha-2009 linkage group LG07, Cobs3.1, whole genome shotgun sequence window:
- the L(3)l1231 gene encoding INO80 complex subunit D, with protein MKVPISENSNMDNKLKFSDRLKALLKTEAHQDVDPYIFSEPEPFATGAGRNATVVLPTNSEVMQGCKNNKSKGKCVKQKIRMTPVPGTGYKIVGVNSMAETNIEDGTGENSDHKLSNLVQHKQRHIENLQRLRSRRQSRDHTLLYYPKAGDEMSDSDSSGDEMTIYQRHWFSSESTASLNRAARLSQLRSQLQRQLLQLRINVTDAEAVLRHRVRCLLEAASKDPASTARALSDSPSTSKIFDGPLLVGGPCGAEGCQQISLPCTRHCSRHIMLNGHQLLFEHCTAKFSDNTQCCVPVFDVAHELPLCPEHARKRDNYHRKIQESKPKKARKKPASPPIPAKPKPKSKPKKRKRPPSNKIETAKSAALMHDESHYMSQINCSENHTKMLNNLNVPQGSSNSSNLNLGLGLGSLGLSGGLKVELGDNEVFASLDSAEHDFGNVLNNLPPDAFNDLFIEGRNGDYEPSREEEEELQRALEEVDKDVRNLERMGQTHGLLEPALLAQLMSDIAS; from the exons ATGAAGGTCCCTATTTCCGAAAATTCAAACATGGACAATAAATTGAAGTTTTCGGACCGCTTGAAGGCTTTGCTGAAAACCGAGGCACATCAGGATGTTGATCCATACATTTTTAGTGAACCGGAACCATTTGCCACTGGTGCTGGAAGAAATGCTACCGTGGTTCTGCCTACAAATTCTGAAGTAATGCAAGGCTGCAAGAACAACAAATCAAAGGGGAAATGCGTGAAACAGAAGATAAGGATGACACCTGTGCCAGGTACAGGTTACAAGATTGTCGGAGTCAATTCCATGGCAGAAACAAATATCGAGGATGGTACAGGAGAGAATTCGGATCACAAACTTTCTAATTTAGTCCAGCATAAACAGCGGCACATTGAGAATTTGCAAAGATTGAGATCTAGGAGACAAAGTCGGGACCACACACTGTTATATTATCCGAAAGCCGGAGACGAAATGTCTGACAGTGATTCGAGCGGAGACGAAATGACAATTTATCAGCGTCATTGGTTCTCTAGCGAATCTACCGCGTCGCTAAATCGGGCAGCTCGACTGTCCCAACTGCGTTCCCAGTTACAACGACAACTGCTTCAGTTGCGTATCAATGTGACTGATGCCGAAGCTGTGTTGCGGCACAGAGTCAGATGTTTGCTAGAAGCCGCTTCCAAAGATCCTGCTTCTACTGCGCGAGCTTTGAGCGACTCTCCAAGTACTAGCAAGATATTTGACGGACCGTTATTAGTAGGCGGACCTTGTGGGGCAGAAGGATGTCAACAAATATCTTTGCCTTGTACCCGACATTGTTCCCGTCATATTATGTTAAACGGACATCAGCTTTTATTCGAGCATTGCACTGCCAAGTTTAGTGACAACACACAGTGTTGTGTTCCTGTGTTTGATGTCGCGCACGAATTACCTCTTTGTCCGGAACATGCGAGGAAAAGGGACAATTATCACCGTAAAATTCAAGAATCCAAACCAAAGAAAGCTCGTAAAAAGCCAGCTTCTCCCCCTATCCCGGCAAAACCTAAACCCAAGTCTAAGCCGAAGAAACGTAAAAGACCGCCCTCGAATAAAATAGAGACTGCCAAGAGTGCTGCACTGATGCATGATGAGAGTCATTACATGAGCCAAATAAATTGTAGTGAAAATCACACCAAGATGTTGAACAACCTGAATGTTCCACAGGGAAGTTCAAACTCGTCAAATTTAAATCTAGGATTGGGATTAGGCTCCCTTGGTCTGAGCGGAGGACTTAAAGTTGAACTCGGTGATAACGAAGTATTCGCTTCCTTGGATTCTGCCGAGCATGATTTTGGCAATGTGCTCAATAACTTGCCTCCGGATGCTTTTAACGATTTATTTATAG AGGGTAGAAACGGAGATTATGAACCGTcgagagaagaagaggaggagtTACAACGGGCTTTAGAAGAGGTCGATAAAGATGTACGGAACTTAGAAAGGATGGGGCAAACGCATGGACTTTTAGAGCCAGCATTGCTCGCTCAGCTTATGTCGGACATTGCCTCGTAG
- the LOC139104423 gene encoding kinetochore protein Spc24-like, translating to MEGHWLQSLRMKLVSTDASRLQQLLQSKVEDMNEIKKNQDQRFNEDEINIKELTSKLDAMKEALHTETQILEHKNNELSKENIYIEELQEENDKLLQEIKQLEGQRNSLKSSKPNSRDQQLLELGRKKLKLYKELTKIQWDYAATKHSIKGYVSNGCDYIHHFCYENQEINYKIIDSLWNEIYLCTSQGESERENLQPNFAN from the exons atggAGGGCCATTGGCTACAATCACTTAGGATGAAACTCGTGAGTACAGATGCATCAAGACTTCAGCAATTGTTGCAATCGAAGGTAGAAGAtatgaacgaaataaaaaagaatcaagATCAACGATTTAATG aggatgaaattaatattaaagaattaacatCCAAATTAGATGCAATGAAGGAAGCGTTACACACAGAAACACAAATTTTGGAAcacaaaaataatgaattgtcaaaagaaaacatttatata GAAGAGTTACAAGAGGAAAATGATAAACTCTTGCAAGAGATTAAACAGTTGGAAGGACAACGTAACAGTTTAAAGTCTTCTAAACCAAACTCACGAGATCAGCAACTGCTAGAGCTTGGAAG gaaaaagttgAAATTATATAAGGAATTGACAAAGATACAATGGGATTATGCAGCTACAAAGCATAGTATTAAAGGCt ATGTTTCAAATGGATGTGATTACATTCATCATTTTTGTTATGAaaatcaagaaattaattataagataaTAGATTCACTATGGAATGAAATATACTTGTGTACAAGTCAAGGtgaaagcgaaagagagaatcTTCAACCAAATTTTGCCAACTAA
- the Stt3b gene encoding STT3, subunit of the oligosaccharyltransferase complex, homolog B isoform X2 gives MLPNKSSLQQQLPPSSSSSSSSSSMSANAKVMFPDKRSTSKQMKSSTLTNAAGLSSLITFTVLLLAWISGFASRLFAVIRFESIIHEFDPWFNYRATAYMVQHGFYNFLNWFDERAWYPLGRIVGGTVYPGLMITSGSIHYILHSLNIPVHIRDICVFLAPIFSGLTAISTYLLTKEIWSAGAGLFAACFIAIVPGYISRSVAGSYDNEGIAIFALQITYYLWVKSVKTGSIFWASVTALSYFYMVSAWGGYVFIINLIPLHVFALLVLNRFSNRLFTSYTTFYVLGLLLSMQIPFVGFQPIRTSEHMAATGVFGLIIFVAAFRYLRTVLTKSEMKYFGSVVAVTTTILLLILIVLTYTGIVAPWSGRFYSLWDTGYAKIHIPIIASVSEHQPTTWFSFFFDLHVLVALFPVGLWYCITHVNDERVFIALYAISAVYFAGVMVRLMLTLTPVVCILAGVAVSRLVELFLKEEDRDGNGSESNEESEEERERSPGRALYDKAGKLRRMKHERSKGNGDGLGPNLRNVVVIGMLMLLMMFTVHCTWVTSNAYSSPSIVLASYSNDGGRAILDDFREAYYWLAQNTANDARVMSWWDYGYQIAGMANRTTLVDNNTWNNSHIALVGKAMSSNESAAYEIMTSLDVDYVLIIFGGMIGYSGDDINKFLWMVRIAEGEHPQDIRESDYFTERGEFRVDSEGSPTLLNSLMYKLSYYRFGDVKIDYRSPYGYDRTRNAEIGNKNFQLTYLEEAYTTEHWLVRIYRVKKPAEFNRPRIPISERVITRRANSYISKKLWGVGH, from the exons ATGTTGCCAAACAAGTCATCGTTACAACAGCAATTGCCtccgtcgtcttcgtcgtcttCGTCATCATCCTCCATGTCGGCCAACGCGAAAGTCATGTTCCCTGACAAGAGATCGACGAGCAAACAGATGAAGTCTTCAACTTTGACAAACGCCGCTGGACTCAGCTCTCTTATCACCTTTACTGTTCTTCTACTTGCCTGGATTTCAGGCTTTGCTTCGAGACTCTTTGCAGTCATACGCTTTGAGAGTATCATACATGAATTTGATCCCTG GTTCAACTATAGAGCAACAGCATATATGGTGCAACATggattttacaattttcttaattgGTTTGATGAACGAGCTTGGTATCCATTGGGCCGGATTGTTGGTGGAACTGTTTATCCTGGGCTCATGATAACATCTGGATCAATACATTATATACTGCACTCTTTAAACATACCAGTGCATATAAGAGACATATGTGTTTTTCTAGCTCCAATTTTTAGTGGCCTTACTGCCATAtctacatatttattaacaaaagaaatatggAGTGCAGGGGCTGGTTTGTTTGCCGCTTGTTTTATTGCTATTGTACCTGGCTATATCTCAAGATCTGTAGCCGGCAGTTATGATAATGAGGGAATTGCAATCTTTGCATTACAAATTACCTACTATCTTTGGGTTAAGTCAGTCAAAACTGGTTCAATTTTTTGGGCAAGTGTAACTGCTCTATCTTACTTTTATATGGTATCGGCATGGGGAGGTTacgtctttattattaatttgattccACTTCATGTGTTTGCTTTACTGGTCCTAAATCGCTTTAGCAATCGATTATTTACCAGTTACACCACGTTTTATGTTCTCGGCCTTTTATTGAGTATGCAAATACCATTTGTCGGTTTTCAACCGATTAGAACTTCTGAGCATATGGCAGCAACTGGTGTATTTGGTCTTATAATCTTTGTAGCAGCCTTTAG ATACTTAAGAACTGTACTTACTAAATCCGAGATGAAATATTTCGGTAGTGTGGTGGCTGTAACAACTACCATACTTCTATTAATTCTGATTGTATTAACGTATACCGGTATCGTTGCCCCCTGGAGCGGTAGATTCTATTCGTTGTGGGATACCGGTTACGCCAAAATACATATCCCAATAATCGCGTCTGTATCGGAACATCAACCAACAACTTGGTTCAGTTTTTTCTTTGACTTGCACGTTCTTGTCGCATTGTTCCCTGTTGGTCTTTGGTATTGTATCACACACGTTAATGACGAACGCGTTTTCA TTGCACTGTATGCCATAAGTGCCGTTTATTTCGCTGGTGTGATGGTGAGGCTTATGCTGACCTTAACTCCGGTAGTGTGCATACTAGCTGGTGTTGCTGTCAGTAGACTTGTAGAACTGTTCCTCAAAGAAGAGGATAGGGACGGAAATGGCAGTGAGAGCAACGAGGAaagcgaagaagaaagagaaagaagtcCCGGTAGAGCGTTGTACGATAAAGCAGGAAAGCTTCGTAGAATGAAACATGAAAGATCAAAAGGCAACGGTGACGGATTAGGCCCCAATCTTCGTAACGTTGTTGTCATCGGCATGCTGATGCTGCTAATGATGTTTACCGTGCATTGCACGTGGGTGACTAGCAATGCTTATTCTAGTCCATCTATTGTTTTAGCATCTTATAGTAATGATGGTGGAAGGGCTATATTAGACGATTTCCGAGAAGCTTACTACTGGTTGGCTCAAAATACCGCTAATGACGCAAGAGTCATGAGTTGGTGGGATTATGGATACCAGATTGCTGGTATGGCTAACAG aACTACTCTCGTGGACAATAATACATGGAATAATTCGCACATTGCTCTAGTCGGTAAAGCGATGAGCTCGAATGAAAGTGCTGCTTACGAAATTATGACGTCTCTAGATGTGGACTACGTATTGATCATTTTTGGTGGAATGATTGGATATAGTGGTGATgacattaacaaatttttatggaTGGTTCGTATTGCCGAGGGCGAACACCCTCAAGACATTCGCGAAAGTGATTATTTCACCGAAAGAGGAGAATTTCGCGTTGATTCTGAAGGTTCCCCTACTTTATTAAACTCGTTAATGTACAAGCTGAGTTATTACCGATTTGGAGACGTTAAAATAGATTATCGGTCGCCTTATGGTTACGATCGTACTCGTAACGCGGAAATAGGCAATAAGAACTTTCAGTTAACATATCTGGAAGAAGCTTATACTACTGAGCATTGGCTTGTCAGGATTTACag GGTGAAGAAACCGGCGGAGTTTAATAGACCGAGAATTCCGATTTCTGAACGAGTTATCACACGCCGTGCAAATTCGTATATTAGCAAAAAG TTATGGGGGGTCGGACATTGA
- the Stt3b gene encoding STT3, subunit of the oligosaccharyltransferase complex, homolog B isoform X1, whose protein sequence is MLPNKSSLQQQLPPSSSSSSSSSSMSANAKVMFPDKRSTSKQMKSSTLTNAAGLSSLITFTVLLLAWISGFASRLFAVIRFESIIHEFDPWFNYRATAYMVQHGFYNFLNWFDERAWYPLGRIVGGTVYPGLMITSGSIHYILHSLNIPVHIRDICVFLAPIFSGLTAISTYLLTKEIWSAGAGLFAACFIAIVPGYISRSVAGSYDNEGIAIFALQITYYLWVKSVKTGSIFWASVTALSYFYMVSAWGGYVFIINLIPLHVFALLVLNRFSNRLFTSYTTFYVLGLLLSMQIPFVGFQPIRTSEHMAATGVFGLIIFVAAFRYLRTVLTKSEMKYFGSVVAVTTTILLLILIVLTYTGIVAPWSGRFYSLWDTGYAKIHIPIIASVSEHQPTTWFSFFFDLHVLVALFPVGLWYCITHVNDERVFIALYAISAVYFAGVMVRLMLTLTPVVCILAGVAVSRLVELFLKEEDRDGNGSESNEESEEERERSPGRALYDKAGKLRRMKHERSKGNGDGLGPNLRNVVVIGMLMLLMMFTVHCTWVTSNAYSSPSIVLASYSNDGGRAILDDFREAYYWLAQNTANDARVMSWWDYGYQIAGMANRTTLVDNNTWNNSHIALVGKAMSSNESAAYEIMTSLDVDYVLIIFGGMIGYSGDDINKFLWMVRIAEGEHPQDIRESDYFTERGEFRVDSEGSPTLLNSLMYKLSYYRFGDVKIDYRSPYGYDRTRNAEIGNKNFQLTYLEEAYTTEHWLVRIYRVKKPAEFNRPRIPISERVITRRANSYISKKTARRKRGFIKGRPVVIKGQKPQQRTT, encoded by the exons ATGTTGCCAAACAAGTCATCGTTACAACAGCAATTGCCtccgtcgtcttcgtcgtcttCGTCATCATCCTCCATGTCGGCCAACGCGAAAGTCATGTTCCCTGACAAGAGATCGACGAGCAAACAGATGAAGTCTTCAACTTTGACAAACGCCGCTGGACTCAGCTCTCTTATCACCTTTACTGTTCTTCTACTTGCCTGGATTTCAGGCTTTGCTTCGAGACTCTTTGCAGTCATACGCTTTGAGAGTATCATACATGAATTTGATCCCTG GTTCAACTATAGAGCAACAGCATATATGGTGCAACATggattttacaattttcttaattgGTTTGATGAACGAGCTTGGTATCCATTGGGCCGGATTGTTGGTGGAACTGTTTATCCTGGGCTCATGATAACATCTGGATCAATACATTATATACTGCACTCTTTAAACATACCAGTGCATATAAGAGACATATGTGTTTTTCTAGCTCCAATTTTTAGTGGCCTTACTGCCATAtctacatatttattaacaaaagaaatatggAGTGCAGGGGCTGGTTTGTTTGCCGCTTGTTTTATTGCTATTGTACCTGGCTATATCTCAAGATCTGTAGCCGGCAGTTATGATAATGAGGGAATTGCAATCTTTGCATTACAAATTACCTACTATCTTTGGGTTAAGTCAGTCAAAACTGGTTCAATTTTTTGGGCAAGTGTAACTGCTCTATCTTACTTTTATATGGTATCGGCATGGGGAGGTTacgtctttattattaatttgattccACTTCATGTGTTTGCTTTACTGGTCCTAAATCGCTTTAGCAATCGATTATTTACCAGTTACACCACGTTTTATGTTCTCGGCCTTTTATTGAGTATGCAAATACCATTTGTCGGTTTTCAACCGATTAGAACTTCTGAGCATATGGCAGCAACTGGTGTATTTGGTCTTATAATCTTTGTAGCAGCCTTTAG ATACTTAAGAACTGTACTTACTAAATCCGAGATGAAATATTTCGGTAGTGTGGTGGCTGTAACAACTACCATACTTCTATTAATTCTGATTGTATTAACGTATACCGGTATCGTTGCCCCCTGGAGCGGTAGATTCTATTCGTTGTGGGATACCGGTTACGCCAAAATACATATCCCAATAATCGCGTCTGTATCGGAACATCAACCAACAACTTGGTTCAGTTTTTTCTTTGACTTGCACGTTCTTGTCGCATTGTTCCCTGTTGGTCTTTGGTATTGTATCACACACGTTAATGACGAACGCGTTTTCA TTGCACTGTATGCCATAAGTGCCGTTTATTTCGCTGGTGTGATGGTGAGGCTTATGCTGACCTTAACTCCGGTAGTGTGCATACTAGCTGGTGTTGCTGTCAGTAGACTTGTAGAACTGTTCCTCAAAGAAGAGGATAGGGACGGAAATGGCAGTGAGAGCAACGAGGAaagcgaagaagaaagagaaagaagtcCCGGTAGAGCGTTGTACGATAAAGCAGGAAAGCTTCGTAGAATGAAACATGAAAGATCAAAAGGCAACGGTGACGGATTAGGCCCCAATCTTCGTAACGTTGTTGTCATCGGCATGCTGATGCTGCTAATGATGTTTACCGTGCATTGCACGTGGGTGACTAGCAATGCTTATTCTAGTCCATCTATTGTTTTAGCATCTTATAGTAATGATGGTGGAAGGGCTATATTAGACGATTTCCGAGAAGCTTACTACTGGTTGGCTCAAAATACCGCTAATGACGCAAGAGTCATGAGTTGGTGGGATTATGGATACCAGATTGCTGGTATGGCTAACAG aACTACTCTCGTGGACAATAATACATGGAATAATTCGCACATTGCTCTAGTCGGTAAAGCGATGAGCTCGAATGAAAGTGCTGCTTACGAAATTATGACGTCTCTAGATGTGGACTACGTATTGATCATTTTTGGTGGAATGATTGGATATAGTGGTGATgacattaacaaatttttatggaTGGTTCGTATTGCCGAGGGCGAACACCCTCAAGACATTCGCGAAAGTGATTATTTCACCGAAAGAGGAGAATTTCGCGTTGATTCTGAAGGTTCCCCTACTTTATTAAACTCGTTAATGTACAAGCTGAGTTATTACCGATTTGGAGACGTTAAAATAGATTATCGGTCGCCTTATGGTTACGATCGTACTCGTAACGCGGAAATAGGCAATAAGAACTTTCAGTTAACATATCTGGAAGAAGCTTATACTACTGAGCATTGGCTTGTCAGGATTTACag GGTGAAGAAACCGGCGGAGTTTAATAGACCGAGAATTCCGATTTCTGAACGAGTTATCACACGCCGTGCAAATTCGTATATTAGCAAAAAG ACTGCACGACGTAAACGAGGTTTCATTAAAGGCCGGCCAGTTGTTATTAAAGGACAGAAACCTCAACAACGAACGACGTAA
- the LOC139104424 gene encoding uncharacterized protein, giving the protein MAETQSDSIYDSIIMYYEERAKKKCQMFLHHPNVRTCILKFKEQLSHNLFLQVATFIAITSLLTPILLFIMFAIISTVFVFIGFMMVQVTVLAIGASILSCILFCIASTIVMVGLFIFFIYYMLYYTNHALNLLVCTKT; this is encoded by the exons ATGGCAGAG acgCAAAGTGACTCTATATATGATTCAATAATCATGTATT ATGAAGAAAGAGCTAAAAAAAAGTGCCAGATGTTTTTACATCACCCTAATGTTCGTACATGTATCCTCAAATTTAAAGAACAGCTCTCCCATAATCTCTTTCTACAAGTGGCTACTTTCATTGCAATAACATCACTATTGACACCTATTCTTCTCTTTATTATGTTTGCTATTATTAGTActgtatttgtatttattgGTTTTATGATGGTTCAAG TGACAGTATTGGCTATTGGTGCAAGTATTTTAAGCTGCATACTTTTCTGCATCGCAAGCACTATTGTAATGGTAggattatttatcttttttatttattatatgttatattaCACAAATCATGCACTTAATCTTTTAGTTTGTACTAAAACTTAA
- the LOC139104421 gene encoding uncharacterized protein → MSERYFAWNEISEGLILSSALKAEDEEAKRQKKRATVVQKSDIYCPHSYLILCYRETLNDSEKIRFRKCYLRKVAPNESDIIILQDIKDLVLFLLITPVSPQFINFFHLPVVDRFLRALIIYFQRFVEIWEDLVQERAATMKKAPNPLARGHRSRYADEMHTLRCVLGREYVDLLLGCRSGYEYHHMMTRKKRVATQSQGEKDLRIYEPLISVAHRVVWIALQRKHYTLIELELHRIFRTETYNTAQRQSGSKLIEDMLEDDIRILHGLKTTLKSRKLLRNSPLPHELMYGDCDYRLLSLGVVDIDVHHPKVAYLRNALLADEEILFQLKIKAGILGHNRSNYDIMLMPYESEEPMEIDLLDKKSLETRKSIFVPKILEQVEEIESLPEELIDEFPVKEIQEANEKYDKIREKARIKWMLRELKRRELKTMDTYFAQQF, encoded by the exons ATGAGTGAGAGATATTTTGCATGGAATGAAATTTCAGAAGGATTGATTCTATCGag TGCATTAAAAGCAGAGGATGAAGAAGCCAAGCGACAAAAAAAACGAGCCACAGTTGTCCAAAAGTCAGATATATATTGTCCACATTCATATCTGATTTTATGCTATCGAGAAACATTAAATGACAGTGAAAAG ATAAGATTTCGAAAGTGTTATCTGAGAAAAGTAGCACCGAACGAGTCGGACATCATTATTTTGCAAGACATCAAGGATCTCGTCCTCTTCCTTTTAATTACACCTGTCAGTCCGcagtttataaatttcttccACTTACCGGTTGTAGATCGATTTTTGAGAGCACTGATTATCTATTTCCAACGTTTCGTGGAAATATGGGAAGACTTGGTACAAGAGCGGGCAGCCACTATGAAGAAGGCGCCAAATCCATTAGCGCGCGGACACAGATCCAGATATGCCGATGAAATGCATACTTTACGTTGCGTCCTGGGTAGGGAATACGTGGACTTGCTGCTGGGTTGCCGAAGTGGATATGAATATCATCACATGATGACCCGCAAAAAACGCGTGGCCACACAATCGCAGGGCGAAAAAGATCTGCGGATTTATGAACCATTGATAAGCGTAGCTCATCGAGTTGTATGGATAGCGTTGCAGCGGAAACATTACACCTTGATCG AATTGGAGCTGCATAGGATTTTCCGAACCGAAACGTATAACACCGCACAAAGACAAAGCGGTAGTAAGCTTATTGAAGATATGTTGGAGGATGATATCCGTATATTACATGGTCTTAAAACGACATTAAAAAGtcgtaaattattaagaaattcaCCCTTGCCTCACGAACTGATGTACGGAGATTGTGACTATCGTCTTCTATCTTTAG GGGTGGTAGATATCGACGTACATCATCCAAAAGTCGCTTATTTGAGAAACGCTCTTCTCGCCGATgaggaaattttatttcaactgaAAATTAAAGCAGGTATATTAGGTCATAATCGTTCAAATTACGACATAATGTTAATGCCATATGAATCAGAGGAACCGATGGAGATTGATTTGCTCGACAAAAAATCGTTGGAAACACGAAAGAGTATCTTTGTACCTAAAATTTTG GAACAAGTTGAGGAGATCGAGAGCTTGCCCGAGGAATTAATCGATGAATTCCCAGTGAAAGAAATTCAAGAAGCAAacgaaaaatatgataaaattcGAGAAAAAGCCCGGATAAAATGGATGCTCCGAGAACTAAAACGACGTGAACTCAAAACGATGGATACTTACTTTGCacaacaattttaa